The Glycine soja cultivar W05 chromosome 6, ASM419377v2, whole genome shotgun sequence genome has a window encoding:
- the LOC114416098 gene encoding uncharacterized protein LOC114416098 has product MVYEKACHLPAELEIKAHWAKKFLNLDFTASREKRKVQLQELEEMCLNAYESSKLYEERTNRYHERKIFHREFKPEQQVLLYNLRLKLFPRKLKSRWSGPFTVKGIKPYGAIEIEDQSKDRSKLVNGQRLNIYLGGEVPQHIIVIKLKDP; this is encoded by the coding sequence ATGGTGTACGAAAAAGCATGCCACCTACCAGCGGAGTTAGAAATAAAAGCTCATTGGGCCAAGAAGTTCCTTAACTTAGACTTTACCGCATCCAGAGAGAAGAGGAAGGTACAACTACAGGAACTTGAAGAGATGTGCCTCAACGCATATGAATCATCCAAGCTCTACGAAGAAAGAACCAATAGGTACCATGAAAGAAAGATCTTCCATAGAGAATTCAAGCCCGAACAACAAGTATTGCTCTACAACTTAAGATTAAAGTTGTTTCccagaaaattaaaatcaagatGGAGTGGTCCCTTTACTGTCAAAGGCATTAAGCCTTATGGAGCTATAGAAATAGAGGACCAATCCAAAGACCGCAGCAAGTTGGTTAATGGCCAAAGATTAAATATCTACCTTGGTGGAGAAGTCCCACAACACATCATAGTCATCAAGCTCAAAGATCCTTAG
- the LOC114416788 gene encoding phosphoenolpyruvate carboxylase, housekeeping isozyme-like isoform X2: MANRNLEKMASIDAQLRLLVPAKVSEDDKLVEYDALLLDRFLDILQDLHGEDLKETVQEVYELSAEYEGKHDPKKLEELGNLITSLDAGDSIVVAKSFSHMLNLANLAEEVQIAHSRRNKLKKGDFADENNATTESDIEETLKKLVGDMKKSPQEVFNALKNQTVDLVLTAHPTQSVRRSLLQKHGRIRNNLTQLYAKDITPDDKQELDEALQREIQAAFRTDEIRRTPPTPQDEMRAGMSYFHETIWKGVPTFLRRVDTALKNIGINERVPYNAPLIQFSSWMGGDRDGNPRVTPEVTRDVCLLARMMAANLYYSQIENLMFELSMWRCNDELRVRADELNRSSKKNSVAKHYIEFWKVIPPNEPYRVLLGEVRNRLYHTRERSRHLLAHGYSDIPEEETFTNVEEFLEPLELCYRSLCACGDRAIADGSLLDFLRQVSTFGLSLVRLDIRQESDRHTDVLDAITKHLEIGSYQEWSEEKRQQWLLSELSGKRPLFGPDLLQTEEIRDVLDTFHVIAELPPDNFGAYIISMATAPSDVLAVELLQRECHVKHPLRVVPLFEKLADLEAAPAALARLFSVDWYRNRINGKQEVMIGYSDSGKDAGRFSAAWQLYKAQEELIKVAKEYGVKLTMFHGRGGTVGRGGGPTHLAILSQPPDTIHGSLRVTVQGEVIEQSFGEQHLCFRTLQRFTAATLEHGMHPPISPKPEWRALMDEMAVIATEEYRSIVFKEPRFVEYFRLATPELEYGITIEHYGIILFI; the protein is encoded by the exons ATGGCAAACAGGAACTTGGAAAAGATGGCATCCATCGATGCTCAGCTTCGGCTGTTGGTTCCAGCCAAAGTGAGTGAGGATGATAAACTGGTTGAGTATGATGCTTTGCTCTTGGATCGGTTCCTTGATATTCTTCAGGATTTACATGGGGAGGATCTGAAAGAAACG GTTCAAGAGGTGTATGAGCTTTCTGCTGAGTATGAAGGGAAACATGACCCAAAGAAACTGGAGGAACTTGGAAATCTGATAACTAGTTTGGATGCTGGAGATTCCATTGTAGTTGCCAAGTCCTTTTCCCACATGCTTAACTTGGCCAACTTAGCCGAAGAGGTCCAAATTGCGCACAGCCGAAGGAACAAGTTGAAGAAAGGTGATTTTGCTGATGAAAACAATGCCACCACTGAATCAGATATTGAAGAAACTCTCAAGAAACTTGTTGGGGATATGAAGAAGTCTCCTCAGGAAGTTTTTAATGCACTGAAAAACCAGACTGTTGATCTGGTTCTTACTGCTCATCCAACTCAATCTGTCCGTAGGTCTTTGCTTCAAAAACATGGAAG gataagaaataatttaactCAGTTGTATGCCAAAGACATTACTCCTGATGATAAGCAGGAACTTGATGAGGCTCTACAGAGGGAG ATCCAAGCTGCATTTCGTACTGATGAAATCAGGAGGACCCCTCCAACCCCACAAGATGAGATGAGAGCAGGGATGAGTTACTTCCATGAAACAATTTGGAAGGGTGTACCAACATTTCTACGTCGTGTTGATACAGCTTTGAAGAATATAGGGATCAATGAGCGTGTCCCTTATAATGCTCCTCTCATTCAATTTTCCTCTTGGATGGGTGGAGATCGTGATG GCAATCCAAGAGTAACTCCAGAAGTGACAAGAGATGTTTGCTTATTGGCTAGAATGATGGCTGCTAACTTGTACTACTCCCAGATAGAGAATCTTATGTTTGAA CTGTCAATGTGGCGCTGCAATGATGAGCTACGTGTTCGTGCAGATGAACTTAACAGGTCTTCCAAGAAAAATTCAGTGGCAAAACACTACATAG AATTCTGGAAAGTCATTCCTCCAAATGAACCATATCGTGTGCTACTGGGTGAAGTAAGGAATAGGCTTTACCATACTCGAGAGCGCTCGCGCCATTTGCTAGCTCATGGCTACTCTGACATTCCAGAGGAAGAAACATTCACCAATGTTGAGGAG TTCTTGGAACCCCTTGAGCTCTGTTACAGATCACTCTGTGCTTGTGGCGATCGAGCAATTGCCGATGGAAGCCTTCTAGATTTCTTGAGACAAGTCTCTACTTTTGGACTCTCCCTAGTGAGGCTCGACATAAGGCAAGAGTCAGACCGCCACACCGATGTCTTAGATGCCATCACCAAGCATTTGGAAATAGGCTCATACCAGGAATGGTCCGAGGAAAAACGGCAGCAATGGCTTTTATCCGAGTTGAGTGGCAAAAGGCCCCTATTTGGCCCTGACCTTCTCCAAACAGAAGAAATCAGAGACGTTTTGGACACATTCCATGTCATAGCAGAGCTTCCACCAGACAACTTTGGAGCATACATCATCTCAATGGCAACTGCACCTTCTGATGTGCTTGCAGTTGAGCTTCTGCAGCGAGAATGCCATGTCAAGCATCCACTAAGAGTTGTGCCATTGTTTGAGAAGCTAGCTGATCTGGAAGCAGCACCAGCTGCATTGGCACGGTTGTTCTCCGTAGACTGGTACAGAAACAGGATCAATGGGAAGCAGGAAGTGATGATTGGCTATTCTGATTCTGGCAAAGATGCTGGAAGGTTTTCGGCCGCGTGGCAGCTGTATAAGGCTCAAGAGGAGCTTATAAAGGTGGCTAAAGAGTATGGTGTGAAGCTGACAATGTTCCATGGCCGTGGAGGGACGGTCGGAAGAGGAGGTGGTCCAACTCACCTTGCTATTCTGTCTCAGCCTCCGGATACCATTCATGGATCGCTGCGCGTGACTGTCCAAGGTGAAGTTATTGAGCAATCATTTGGAGAGCAGCACTTGTGCTTCAGAACGCTTCAAAGGTTCACTGCAGCTACTCTAGAACATGGAATGCATCCTCCAATTTCTCCTAAACCAGAATGGCGGGCTTTGATGGATGAGATGGCTGTCATTGCCACTGAGGAGTACCGGTCCATTGTGTTCAAAGAACCACGATTTGTTGAGTATTTCCGCCTG GCCACACCTGAGTTGGAATATGGAATTACAATAGAACATTATggcatcattttatttatttaa
- the LOC114416788 gene encoding phosphoenolpyruvate carboxylase, housekeeping isozyme-like isoform X1, giving the protein MANRNLEKMASIDAQLRLLVPAKVSEDDKLVEYDALLLDRFLDILQDLHGEDLKETVQEVYELSAEYEGKHDPKKLEELGNLITSLDAGDSIVVAKSFSHMLNLANLAEEVQIAHSRRNKLKKGDFADENNATTESDIEETLKKLVGDMKKSPQEVFNALKNQTVDLVLTAHPTQSVRRSLLQKHGRIRNNLTQLYAKDITPDDKQELDEALQREIQAAFRTDEIRRTPPTPQDEMRAGMSYFHETIWKGVPTFLRRVDTALKNIGINERVPYNAPLIQFSSWMGGDRDGNPRVTPEVTRDVCLLARMMAANLYYSQIENLMFELSMWRCNDELRVRADELNRSSKKNSVAKHYIEFWKVIPPNEPYRVLLGEVRNRLYHTRERSRHLLAHGYSDIPEEETFTNVEEFLEPLELCYRSLCACGDRAIADGSLLDFLRQVSTFGLSLVRLDIRQESDRHTDVLDAITKHLEIGSYQEWSEEKRQQWLLSELSGKRPLFGPDLLQTEEIRDVLDTFHVIAELPPDNFGAYIISMATAPSDVLAVELLQRECHVKHPLRVVPLFEKLADLEAAPAALARLFSVDWYRNRINGKQEVMIGYSDSGKDAGRFSAAWQLYKAQEELIKVAKEYGVKLTMFHGRGGTVGRGGGPTHLAILSQPPDTIHGSLRVTVQGEVIEQSFGEQHLCFRTLQRFTAATLEHGMHPPISPKPEWRALMDEMAVIATEEYRSIVFKEPRFVEYFRLATPELEYGRMNIGSRPAKRRPSGGIETLRAIPWIFAWTQTRFHLPVWLGFGAAFEHVIEKDVRNIHVLQEMYNQWPFFRVTIDLVEMVFAKGDPGIAALYDRLLVSEDLWSFGEQLRTKYEETKEFLLQVAGHRDLLEGDPYLKQRLRLRDSYITTLNVCQAYTLKRIRDPNYNVKLRPHISKESIEVSKPADELITLNPTSEYAPGLEDTLILTMKGIAAGLQNTG; this is encoded by the exons ATGGCAAACAGGAACTTGGAAAAGATGGCATCCATCGATGCTCAGCTTCGGCTGTTGGTTCCAGCCAAAGTGAGTGAGGATGATAAACTGGTTGAGTATGATGCTTTGCTCTTGGATCGGTTCCTTGATATTCTTCAGGATTTACATGGGGAGGATCTGAAAGAAACG GTTCAAGAGGTGTATGAGCTTTCTGCTGAGTATGAAGGGAAACATGACCCAAAGAAACTGGAGGAACTTGGAAATCTGATAACTAGTTTGGATGCTGGAGATTCCATTGTAGTTGCCAAGTCCTTTTCCCACATGCTTAACTTGGCCAACTTAGCCGAAGAGGTCCAAATTGCGCACAGCCGAAGGAACAAGTTGAAGAAAGGTGATTTTGCTGATGAAAACAATGCCACCACTGAATCAGATATTGAAGAAACTCTCAAGAAACTTGTTGGGGATATGAAGAAGTCTCCTCAGGAAGTTTTTAATGCACTGAAAAACCAGACTGTTGATCTGGTTCTTACTGCTCATCCAACTCAATCTGTCCGTAGGTCTTTGCTTCAAAAACATGGAAG gataagaaataatttaactCAGTTGTATGCCAAAGACATTACTCCTGATGATAAGCAGGAACTTGATGAGGCTCTACAGAGGGAG ATCCAAGCTGCATTTCGTACTGATGAAATCAGGAGGACCCCTCCAACCCCACAAGATGAGATGAGAGCAGGGATGAGTTACTTCCATGAAACAATTTGGAAGGGTGTACCAACATTTCTACGTCGTGTTGATACAGCTTTGAAGAATATAGGGATCAATGAGCGTGTCCCTTATAATGCTCCTCTCATTCAATTTTCCTCTTGGATGGGTGGAGATCGTGATG GCAATCCAAGAGTAACTCCAGAAGTGACAAGAGATGTTTGCTTATTGGCTAGAATGATGGCTGCTAACTTGTACTACTCCCAGATAGAGAATCTTATGTTTGAA CTGTCAATGTGGCGCTGCAATGATGAGCTACGTGTTCGTGCAGATGAACTTAACAGGTCTTCCAAGAAAAATTCAGTGGCAAAACACTACATAG AATTCTGGAAAGTCATTCCTCCAAATGAACCATATCGTGTGCTACTGGGTGAAGTAAGGAATAGGCTTTACCATACTCGAGAGCGCTCGCGCCATTTGCTAGCTCATGGCTACTCTGACATTCCAGAGGAAGAAACATTCACCAATGTTGAGGAG TTCTTGGAACCCCTTGAGCTCTGTTACAGATCACTCTGTGCTTGTGGCGATCGAGCAATTGCCGATGGAAGCCTTCTAGATTTCTTGAGACAAGTCTCTACTTTTGGACTCTCCCTAGTGAGGCTCGACATAAGGCAAGAGTCAGACCGCCACACCGATGTCTTAGATGCCATCACCAAGCATTTGGAAATAGGCTCATACCAGGAATGGTCCGAGGAAAAACGGCAGCAATGGCTTTTATCCGAGTTGAGTGGCAAAAGGCCCCTATTTGGCCCTGACCTTCTCCAAACAGAAGAAATCAGAGACGTTTTGGACACATTCCATGTCATAGCAGAGCTTCCACCAGACAACTTTGGAGCATACATCATCTCAATGGCAACTGCACCTTCTGATGTGCTTGCAGTTGAGCTTCTGCAGCGAGAATGCCATGTCAAGCATCCACTAAGAGTTGTGCCATTGTTTGAGAAGCTAGCTGATCTGGAAGCAGCACCAGCTGCATTGGCACGGTTGTTCTCCGTAGACTGGTACAGAAACAGGATCAATGGGAAGCAGGAAGTGATGATTGGCTATTCTGATTCTGGCAAAGATGCTGGAAGGTTTTCGGCCGCGTGGCAGCTGTATAAGGCTCAAGAGGAGCTTATAAAGGTGGCTAAAGAGTATGGTGTGAAGCTGACAATGTTCCATGGCCGTGGAGGGACGGTCGGAAGAGGAGGTGGTCCAACTCACCTTGCTATTCTGTCTCAGCCTCCGGATACCATTCATGGATCGCTGCGCGTGACTGTCCAAGGTGAAGTTATTGAGCAATCATTTGGAGAGCAGCACTTGTGCTTCAGAACGCTTCAAAGGTTCACTGCAGCTACTCTAGAACATGGAATGCATCCTCCAATTTCTCCTAAACCAGAATGGCGGGCTTTGATGGATGAGATGGCTGTCATTGCCACTGAGGAGTACCGGTCCATTGTGTTCAAAGAACCACGATTTGTTGAGTATTTCCGCCTG GCCACACCTGAGTTGGAATATGGAAGGATGAACATTGGAAGTCGACCGGCAAAGAGGAGGCCAAGTGGAGGTATTGAGACACTGCGCGCCATACCTTGGATCTTTGCATGGACACAAACAAGGTTCCATCTTCCAGTGTGGCTAGGCTTTGGTGCAGCATTCGAACATGTTATTGAGAAGGATGTTAGGAATATTCATGTGCTGCAGGAGATGTATAATCAATGGCCTTTCTTTAGGGTCACTATTGATTTAGTGGAAATGGTGTTTGCCAAAGGAGACCCGGGAATCGCTGCTCTTTATGATAGGCTCCTTGTTTCAGAGGATCTGTGGTCATTTGGAGAGCAGTTGAGGACCAAGTATGAAGAAACCAAGGAATTCCTCCTTCAG GTGGCTGGCCATAGGGATCTTCTTGAAGGAGATCCATACTTGAAGCAAAGACTGCGCTTGCGTGATTCTTATATTACTACCCTAAACGTGTGCCAAGCCTACACATTGAAACGTATACGCGATCCAAACTATAACGTGAAGCTGCGCCCTCACATCTCCAAGGAGTCTATAGAGGTAAGTAAACCTGCTGATGAACTCATAACACTTAACCCAACAAGTGAATATGCACCTGGTTTGGAAGACACCCTCATTCTCACCATGAAGGGTATTGCTGCTGGCTTGCAAAACACTGGCTAA